CGAGGACGTCGAGACGGTCACCGTAGGGGCGGGCACCCTCGCCGACGACCTCCGCCGGGTACGGGCCGGCGACTGCTTCGTCGCGCTCGCGATCCACAGGTACAGCACGGAGACCGTACGCGCCGCAGGCTGGGCGCAACGCCGCGGCGCCCACGGCATCGCGCTCACCGACAACCCCGGCTCACCGCTGGCACTCACCGCGGACGAGGTCTTCTACGTCGACGTGTCGGGGCCGTCCGTACTGCGATCGGTGACCGCGTTCACGTCGCTGACGCAGGCGTTGGCCGGCGGCGTCGCGCAGGCGCTCGGCCACCAGGCGCGCGAGACGCTACTCGACGAGGAGGCGCTGCTGCGCGACTTCCACGCCTACACCGACGAGGCCGGCGGCTGACGACGCGACGGGTCAGGGTCGCCTGGCGACGCCGCAGTACAGCCACCGGCCGCTGTCGTCGTCGGCCTCGACCGGGTCCTCGCATCCCCACAGCCCGAGGAACGTGACCTTGGGCTCTGCCCCCTCGTACGGCGGCACGATCTCCAGGTCGGCGAAGTACATCTCCACCTGGTCCCTGGACCTGAGGTAGATGCTCTCGTTGGTGTTCTTGTAGACGCCGAAGAGCCCGCGTAGCGCCGCCGGCGGCTGCTTGTCCGCCGTCACGTGGCTGAGCGCGAGGTAGCTGTCAGGCGCACACGTCTCCATGTACGTCGCGACCGCGCCGAGCGGGTCACGCTGGTCGGAGACGAAGTGCAGCACGGCGGTGCTGAGCACGGCGACCGGCTGCCCGAAGTCGATCAGGTCGCGCGTCTTCTGGTGCCCGAGCACGTCGTCCGGCTTGCACGCGTCGGCGTGGATGTACTCAGTGTTCACCGAACCCGCCACGAGCTCCTGGCCGCGGTCGACCGCACGGGGGTCGTCGTCGACGTACACCACCCCGCGCGTCCCTGTTGATGCGCTGCACGACCTCGTGCGTGTTGTTCTGGGTGGGCAACCCGGCGCCGAGGTCGAGGAACTGCCGGATGCCCTGCTCGGCGAGCCAGCGAGTGGCGCGCTGGTGGAACGCCCGGTTGGCGCCCGCGATGATCTCGGCTTCCGGCACCGCGGTACGCAGCTGGGTGGCCGCCGCACGCTCGGCGTCGGTGTGCTTCGACCCGGCGAGGTACACGTCGTAGATCCCGGCCGCGGTGGGCTTGGCGGCCTCCTGACCAGAAAGCTGCTCGGTCTCCGCCATCCCACTCCGATGGTCGAGCGTGCCAGGTCGTCGTCCCCGCCGAGCAGGCCCGAGTTTAGTCGACCGCGCCGCTCGGCACACCCTGGCCCGACGTCACTTCCGGTCGCCCGCGACCGTGTCGAGGACGAAACCGAGACCCATGCCGAGCAGCCAGGTGTCCTTCGCCAGCGCGATGCCGTCCGGTGTGGGACGCAGGCTCCCTTCCTGCCGCATCCCCGGCGTACGCAGGTACAGACCGAACAGCCCACCGGCGAACGCCGCCAGCCCGGCACCCGCGACCGCGGTGGGCACGACAGGGAGCAGCAGCACCGTGCCGAGCGTGATCTCGCCGGCCGAGACCAACCGGGTGAACGTCTGTGCGTCGAGGTTCTTCACGAACGGGTACGTCCCGCTGGCCATGCCGTGCAGGTGCTCCGCGGTCTCGGCATCCGCCGAGCGCTTGGACAGACCCGAGTTCAGGATGAACGCGCCGGCCGCAGTGCGACCGGGCAGGTCACGCAGCATCGTCTTCCAACGCATGAAACCCCCTGAGCGAATTGGGAAGACACCACCCTACGACCGCAACCACGCTCCTACCCGCCTGCACGTCCCATTCCGCGGGTCGGCATCCATTGACATGGAACAGTGATCCAATTAACTTCCCTCTATAGAATCTAGCTCCAATTTCGTGGGCTCGTCGAGCTAACCCGACCGGGCAGTTTCGGACCCGCCAACGACGTCGAAGGGAACCGATGACCACATCCCCGGAGCTCCGCCGCGCGGAAGCGATGATCCTGAAGACCGAGCCACGCCGCGGACTGCTCGCCAACGCCGCCAAGGAGGCGAAGGCGCGCGGGCTCTACGACATCCCCATCGTGGACGTGGACTGCCACATCATCGAGACGATGAACATGGCCGAGCTCATCCCGTTCATCAAGAACCCGGCGATCAAGCACCTGTACTCGAAGGTGCCGAGCATGGCCAACATGGACCTCGCCGGCAGCTACGGTGACCGCGACGCCGGCGGCCGGATCTTCCGTGACACGCCGATCCCGGGCACCCGCGGCGCACCGTCGGTCGAGGGCCTGCTCGACGACATGCGGGTGATCGGCATCGACTACGCGTCGATCTTCCCCACCCCGATGCTCGCGCTCGGCGAGCACCCGGACATCGAGGTGGAGGTCGCGGTCGCGCAGGCATACAACCGGTGGCTCGTGGAGAACTACCTCGGGCACGACCCCAGGGTCAAAGCACTGCTCTACCTCCCGTTCAACGACCCGGAAGCGTCGTACCAGGAAGTCGTCGAGCTCGGCGACAAACCAGGCGTCGTCGGGTTCATGGTGACGAGCGTGCGCAAGACGCCGATCTACCACAACAGCTACATGAAGACGTACGCGGCGCTGCAGGAACGCGGCCTGCCCATCGGGTTCCACAGCGGACCGAACTGGCACGCCGCCAGCGCCAGCGCACAGCTCAACCGGTTCATGTCGGTGCATGCGCTGGACTTCCCGCTCTACAACATCCTGCACCTGTTCAACGTCGTCGTGAACGGGCTCCCCGAACGGTTCCCCAGGCTCAAGTGGGTCTTCTTCGAGGCCGGCATCTTCTGGCTCGCCTTCGCGATCCAACGGCTCGACCACGAGTTCCTCATGCGGCCCTCCGAGGCACCACTGCTGAAGCGCCGGCCGAGCGAGTACATCAAGGAGATGTTCTTCGCGACGCAGCCGCTGGAGTACCCGGAGAAGATGGAGTACCTCGAGATGGTGTTCGACATGGTCGACGGGGAGTCCCAGCTGCTCTACGCGTCGGACTACCCGCACTGGGACTTCGACCTGCCGAGCCGGATCTACGACCTGCCGTTCCTCAGCGACCAGGGGCGCAAACAGGTCCTCGGCGAGAACGCCATGCGGCTGTTCGACCTGCCCCAGCCGGCCATGCTCGACGTTGCCGAGGTGGAGTCATGACCCAGGAGCACGTGACCGCGAGAGTGCCCACCGAGTACCACGTCTGCGCCGCAGACGACGTCGCCGAGCGCGACCGGGTGCTCATCGACGCGGGCGGCGTCGAGATCGGCATCTTCAAGGTGAAGGGCAAGTTCTACGCGTACGAGAACCGGTGCGTACACCAAGGCGGTCCGGTGTGCCGAGGCGACGTACTCGGGCGTTGGGAGGAGCACCTCGACGAGGGCGGCCAGGTCGTCGGCGCCGACTTCTCCACCGAGCACATCGACATCGCGTGTCCCTGGCACGGCTGGGAGTACGACGTCGAAACGGGGAAGAACATCGCGGATCCCCGGTTCCGACTGCGCTCGTTCGACGTCGTGGTACGCGACGGCGACATCTTCATCACCATCCCTTAGCGAGGACGGCATCCATGAGCACCCCACTGCCGGCCGATGTCGAGCAGCTCAGCGACGAGGAGCTCAGGGCACTGCTCGAGCTCGTCATAAAGGTCTACTCACAGCGCGTCCAGGCACTCGTGGACGACGGAGAACCACCGTTCCCGCCGCTGCGCGCGGAGGGGTACGCAACCGCGACCGACGTCATGGTCGCGGTGCGGAACATGCTGAAGGTGTTCGAGATAGCACCGTTCGAGCTGAGCATGCTGCGCTACTGACTTTGCGGTAACCCACTTCCCGTCGCGGGGCCAACGGCGGCCGATCAGCGAGGAGCGATGATGGCAGAACGGGCGACTTCCCAGCCTGGCGTGAGCGACGATGCGTACCCCGCGCCTCGCGAGGCCCGCCGCGCCGGGATCGCAGCCTTCATCGGCACCACCATCGAGTACTACGACTTCTACATCTACAGCTCGGCTTCCGCGCTGGTGCTCGGGAAGATCTTCTTCTCCGGAGCACCACCGGCCATCGGCACGCTCGCGGCCTTCGCCACCTTCTGGACCGGCTTCCTCACCCGGCCGTTGGGCGCCGTGATCTTCGGCCACTTCGGCGACCGCTACGGACGCAAGACCGCGCTGATCGTCACGTTGACCCTGATGGGTCTCTCGACATGCGGCATCGGCGCGTTGCCAGGTACGTACAGATCGGTGTCGCCGCACCGGTCCTGCTCATCCTGCTGCGGATGATCCAGGGCGTCGCGATCGGCGGCGAGTGGGGCGGCGCCGTACTCATCGCGACGGAGTACGCGCCACCGCGTAAGAAGTTGCTCTACGGCGCGTTCGCCCAACAGGGTTCCCCCGCGGGGAACCTGCTCGCGACGGCCGCGTTCCTGCTCATGGCCCAGCTCCCGGACGCGGCATTCGAGTCGTGGGGTTGGCGAGTGCCGTTCCTCGCGTCCGCGGTGCTGGTCGCCGTCGGCCTCTTCATCCGGCTGCGACTCGCCGAGACCCCAGAGATGCGGAAGGTCATCGAACGCAGGGAGGTGTCCAGGCTCCCGATCAAGGACGTGCTCCTGAGCCACCCGGTTCTCGTGCTGCTCGGCGTCGGCGCGGTCACCGCAGGGATCTCCATCACCTACGTGAAGACGACGTTCGCGCTCTCGTGGGCGACCACGGAGCTGTCCTTCGACCGCTCTGCGTTCCTCACCATCATCTCGATCGCGCTGATCGCCCAGGTGATCGTGCAGCCGTTCGGCGCCGTGATCGCCAGCCGGATCGACATCAAGCGCGCGATCGCCTGGATCCTGCTGCCCGAGGTCGTCCTGCTGCCGCTGATGTTCGTACTGATCGGGACGAACTCGTTCTGGCTGGCCATGCTGGGCATGGTGCTCGCGACGTTCCCGCACGCGATGTACTACGCCGCACTGGCCGGAATCCTCGCCAAGGTGTTCCCCGCCGCCGTCCGTTACACCGGCATGTCGTTGTGCTACACCCTCTGCACGACCCTGTTCGCAGGCACCGCACCCATGGTGTCGCAGTTCCTACTGAGCAGCACAGGCACAGTGTGGTCCGTAGTAGCACTGGGACTCGCCTACGTCGCCATCACCCTCGTATCGGTAATGCCCCTCCTGACCAGAACGCACCAGAACACCACACCCGCGTAGCTCCATCGGCGGCCGGAGTCGGGTCTTGACCATCTCGGCGAAGCGCGTATACGGTCGCCGTTATGCGCATTAGTTATGCGCATAACTCTGAGGTGATCATGGACGCGGAACAGCCACGGGAGCCGGAGCAGCGGCAACGGGCGCGAGCACGGCAGGCCGACATCGCGCGCGCTGCCGGTGTGTCGCAGGCGACCGTCTCACTCGTGCTGAGCGACGGCGAGGCCGCCGCACGGCGAGTGGCGGAACCGACGCGACGGCGCGTGCTCGAGGTCGCCGAGCAGCTCGGCTACTCGGTCAATCCGGCCGCGCGCAGCCTCGCCGGCGGACGCAACCGGCTGCTCGGCGTCTACACGTTCGAGGCCGTCTTCCCTTCCAGGGACCGCGACTTCTACAACCCGTTCCTCGTCACCATCGAGCAGGAGGCCGAGCGCGCGGCCTACGATCTCCTGCTCTTCACCAGTGCCACACTGCCCGACCAGCGGCGCAGCATCTATGCCGGCGGCGTCAACCGACTCGCCCTCGCCGACGGCTGCATCCTGCTCGGCCGCAGGGAGAACCAGGCCGAGGTAGCCCGGCTGGCCAGGGAGGGCTTCCCGTTCGTCTACGTCGGGCGCCGGGAGATCCCCGACTGCGAGTTCTCGTACGTGGCCGCCGACTACGCCGCAGTCACCGCGCAGGTCGCGGCACACCTCGTCGAGCTCGGACACCGCAACATCGCCTACCTCGGCGCGTACCAGCCCAAGACGCCGGACCACGACCGTGCCACCGGCTGGCAGGCGGCTGTCGAGGACGCCGGCATCGGCGACACCACACAGCTACTGCGGCTCGGCAAGCGCCGCGAGATCGAGCCGGTGATCGCGCAGCTGGTCGAAGACGGCTGCACGGCACTCGTCCTGGAGGACCCGGAGTCGGCACAGCGGTACCTGGACACGGTCGCCGAGCTCGGCCTCGACGTGCCCGGCGACATCTCCGTAGCAGTGCTCGGCGACGTACCGACCGTCAGCGGCACGAGCAACTGGACCGGTTTCCGCATCCCCAGGGAGGAGATGGCCAGGCAGGCCGTGCGGCTACTGCTCGACGCCATCGACACACCGGCCGCGCAACCGGCGAACGTCACCGTGCCCTGTTCGTTCACCGCGGGCACGACGGTCGGCAAGGTGCCGCGCGCCACCGGCACCCGTACGCGCAGGACGACACGAGGACGGAGCCGATGACGTTGGAGGAAGTGGACATCGCCGTGATCGGCGGCGGCCTGGGCGGGGTGGCCGCCGCGCTTGCTGCGCTCCGGCAGGGGTGGACAGTACTGCTGTCAGAAGAGACGGAGTGGCTCGGTGGCCAGCTGACGGCACAGGCCGTACCGCCCGACGAGCACCCGTGGATCGAGCAGTTCGGGTGCACGAAGTCGTATCGAGCGCTGCGCGACGGCATCAGGGCGTACTACCGCAGCTGGTATCCGCTCACCGCCGAGGCGTACAACGATCGCTGGCTCAACCCCGGCGCGGGACGGGTGAGCAAGCTGTGCCACGAACCCCGGGTCGGGCTCGCGGTGATCGAAGCCATGCTCGCGCCGTACCGGGCGACCGGACGGCTTCGGGTCCGCACCGGCTGTCGGCCGGTCGCCGCCGACGTGGACGGCGATCGCGTGCGGTCCGTCCTGTTGCGCGACGCCGCAGGCGACACCGCCGAGGTGACCGCAGGTTACGTGCTCGACGCGACGGAGACCGGCGAGCTGTTGCCGCTCACCGGCACCGAGTACGTCACCGGGTTCGAGGCCGCGGCGGAGACCAGTGAGCCACATGGCGCGGCGCAGGCGCAACCACTGAACATGCAGGCGGTCTCGGTGTGCCTGGTAGTCGACCACCGCGCGGGTGAGGACCACACGATCGACCGGCCGGCGAACTACGCCTTCTGGCGTGACTACCAGCCGAGCTACTGGCCGGACCGACTGCTCAGCTGGACGGCGCCCGATCCACGCACCCTCGAGCCGGTCACCCGTCAGTTCCTGCCCAATCCGGACGACCGCAGCGCACACATGTTCGCCGACCAGAGCAAGGATGCCGGCGACAAGGAACTGTGGACCTTCCGCAGGATCGCCGCGCGACGCACCTTCACCGAAGGTTTCCTCGCCAGCGACACATGCCTCGTCAACTGGCCGATGATCGACTACCTCGCAGGCCCGATCTTCGAGGTCGACGATGCCGAAGCAGCCAGGCACGTGGCAGGCGCCCGCGAGCTGAGCCTCTCGATGCTGTACTGGATGCAGACCGAGGCGCCACGTGCCGACGGTGGCACAGGGTTCCCCGGCCTACGGCCACGCGGCGACCTGATCGGCACCACCGACGGGCTGGCATTGGCGCCGTACGTCAGGGAGTCCAGGCGCATCCGTGCCAAGTACACGGTCGTCGAGCAGGACCTCTCACTGACCGTACGCGGTAACCACGGTGCGGTCAGGTACGAGGACTCGGTCGGCGTAGGCAGCTACCGAATCGACCTGCACCCGTCCACCGGCGGCGACAACTACATCGACGTGGCCGGCTCACCGTTCGAGATCCCGTTGCGGTCGCTGGTGCCCGTGCGGATGCGGAACCTGCTGCCCGCGGCGAAGAACATCGGCACCACCCACATCACCAACGGGTGCTACCGCCTACACCCCGTCGAGTGGAACATCGGCGAGGTCGCCGGCACGCTCGCCGCGTTCTGCCTGAGCGACGGACACACACCTGAGGAAGTGGCCGACAAACCCGAGGTGTTCGCGGAGCTGCAGCGCCTGCTGCACCACGTCGGCGTAGAGACCCGATGGCCGGAGATCGAAGGCTACTGATCTCGCGAAACACAATGAAGTGAGGCGAACCCATGACTGACGATGTCGAGCTGCGGATCAGCGCTCCGGTACGGGCGAGGACCGACGTCCTCGTCGTCGGCGCCGGCCCTGCCGGCCTCGCCGCGGCCATCGCGAGCGCTCGGCAGGGTGCCAGGACAATGCTGGTCGAGCGGTACGGATACGTCGGAGGCAACCTGACCGCAGGGCTCGTCGGCCCGTGCATGACGTCGTACAGCCTGGACGGTAGCCAGCAACTCATCAAGGGCATCTTCGAGGAACTGGTGCTGCGGATGGAGGCCGAGGACGCGGCCATCCACCCGTCGCGGATCCCCGGCGGCAGCCCCTACTCGGGTTTCATCAGCTTCGGCCACGAGAAGGTCACCCCGTTCGACCCGGAGGCGGTGAAGGCCATCGGGGCGGAGATGTGCCTGGAAGCCGGCGTCGAGCTGCTGTTGCACACCTCGGTCGTGCAGGCGAGGACCGCAGGCGGCCGGGTGACTGGCGTCGTCGTCGCGAGCAAGTCCGGGCTCGAGGTGCTCGAAGCAGACGTCGTCGTCGACTGCTCCGCGGATGCCGACGTAGCCGCGACGGCGGGCGCCGAGATTCTCCAGGGCCGCGACGAGGACGGCCTCACCCAACCGATGACGCTCTTCTTCCGGATCGGTAACGTCGACGACGCCGTCGTCGAGGAGTACGTCGCCGCACATCCGGACGACATCCGCCCGTTCGCATCGATCGTCGCGGAGGCCACGAAGACAGGCGAGTTCACCGTGCCCCGTCGCGGCATCGGCATCTACAAGACACTGCGCTCGGGCGTATGGCGGGTGAATACCACCCGCGTGCACCGGGTCGACGCGACCGACGTCGGTGACCTCACCCGAGCCGAGATCGAGGGACGCAGGCAGGTGACCAGCCTGATGGCGTTCTTCCGGCGCCGGCTGCCCGGTTTCGCCGACTGCGTACTGCTCGACACCGCGGCCACCATCGGGGTACGTGAGTCACGCCGCATCCGCGGCGAGTACACGTTGACCCTCGACGACCTGGCTACCGGCCGCGAGTTCGACGACGTGATCGGGCTGTGCGGGTATCCGGTCGACATCCACAGTCCGACAGGTAGCGGTGGCGGGGTCGACGACAGCGCAGCCACCGCGGGTGCGTACCAGATCCCATACCGCTCGCTGGTGCCGACGCATCCGGAGCAGCTACTCGTCGCCGGCCGGTGTGTGTCGGCGACGCACGAGGCACTCGGCGCGATCCGGGTGATGCCACCGGCGTTCGCCATGGGCCAGGCCGCGGGCACGGCCGCCGCACTTGCCGTACGTGACGGCGTGCCGCCGCGTGCCGTCGACGTGGCAGCGCTCCAGCGCCAGTTGCTCGACGACGCCGCCTACCTCGGACCGCGGTACGAGACGGTCACGGCACACGAAGGCCGCAGCGGGGAGGGCTGACCGATGGCCGGCTACCTGGCTCGCAGAGTGGCGCAGTCGGTGCTGGTGATCTGGGGGGCGCTCACCATCGTCTTCGTCGTCGTACGCGTAATACCCGGCGATCCCGCCGCGCTACTGCTCGGACCGACGGCGACACGCGAGCAACTCGCGAGGACGCGCGAGAGTTTCGGCCTGGACCGGCCATTGCCCGAGCAGTACTTCTCGTACCTGCTCGACGTGCTCCGCCTCGACTTCGGCGAGTCGGTGCGGCTCGGCGGGCCGGCCATGGCCGAGGTGTTGCAGCGGCTGCCGGCCACTCTGTCGCTCGCCTTCGCGGCGCTGGCGTTGACCGTCGCCGTCAGCTTCCCCCTCGGCGTGCTCGCCGCACGCCGGCCGCACAACGTCGGCGGCAGGCTGATCTCCGTGTTCTCCCTCGCCGGCCAGGGCATGCCCCAGTTCTGGGTAGGGATCATGCTGATCCTCCTGCTCTCCGCGACACTGCGCTGGCTGCCGGCGTCCGGTTTCACGTCATTGGCGGGTCTGATCATGCCGGCGACGGCGCTCGCACTGCCGTTCATCGGTTGGCTCATCCGGTCCGTGCGCAGCGGGGTCATCGACGAGCTCGGCAAGGACTACGTCCGCACCGCCAACGCCAAAGGCCTCCTCGACGGCACAGTGTTCTACGGCCATGTGCTCCGTAACACGCTCGTGCCCATCACCACGGTCGTCGGCCTGCTGCTCGGCATCTTCATCGGCAACGCGGTGATCGTCGAGGTCGTCTTCGCGTGGCCCGGCGTAGGCCGGCTGCTCGTCGATGCCATCACCTACCGCGACTACTCCGTCGTGCAAGCCGCCGTCGCGGTGATCACCGTCGTCTACGTGTTGCTCAACCTGGCCGTCGATGTGCTCTACACGTACCTCGATCCGCGAGTGCGCTTCCAGGAAGGCAGGTGACCACGTGGCAACGCTCTCCCGCCCTACCGGCATGCAGTTGACACTACGGCGAGTCCCGCTGCGCGTCGCGCTGCCGGGCGCCGTCGTCGCGTTGTACGTCATCGCCGCGACACTCGGACCGATCGTCCGCCCGTACGAGGCGTCGCAGACCAACGTCGTCGACCGGCTGCTGCCCCCGGGGGCCACACTCGCCAACGGCAGCACCGCATGGTTCGGCACCGACCAAGTCGGCCGCGACCTCCTCGCGCAGGTGCTCGCCGGTGCGCGGGTGTCGCTCGTCGTGGCAGCTGCCACGATCGTGTTGGGCGGCGCACTCGGACTGTTGCTCGGCCTGCTCTCCGGCTACTTCGGGCGCTGGATCGACAGCATCATCATGCGGCTCGGTGACATCCAGCTCGCGTTCCCCAGCATCCTACTGGCGATCCTGATCGCCGGTGTGCTCGGCCCCAGCGTCGTGAACGTCATCCTGACGCTTGCGATCACCCGCTGGGTGATATTCGCCCGTGTGGTACGTGCATCCGCGCTCGTCGCGAAACGAAGGGAATCCGTCGACGGCGCCAAGGTACTCGGCGTCTCGACCGGTCGGATCCTGTGGCGCTACATCCTCCCCGACGTGCTCGGCCCGCTGCTCGTGGTGGCCACCGTGCAGGTCGGCCTGATGATCATCGCGGAGGCGTCGCTGAGCTTCCTCGGCCTGGGCGTGCCTACGTCGCAGGCCTCGTGGGGCTCCACCATCGCCGCCGGCCGCGACTACCTCGACACCGCTTGGTGGATCGCTGCGGTCCCCGGCCTGGCGATGGCCCTGCTCGTGGTCTGCGTCGGCGTGCTCGGCGACGCACTGCGGCACCGCACCGATCCGACCGTCGATCTCTAGCCTCCGGAAGGGACACCCGCAATGTCACCAAACAGCTTCAGCCGCCGCGACTTCCTGCGCACCACCGCGTTCTCCGTCGGTGGACTCACCGTGCTCGGCCTCACCGGCTGCGGCATGACGGAGGAGTCGGACGTCAGCGGTGCCGGCGCAAGCACACTGACGGCTGCGTTCATCCGACCGATCATCTCGCTCGATCCGCACGGACCGAGCGATGTAGACGAGGGCACGCTGCTCGCCTGCAGACACATCTTCGACACGCTCGTACGCCGCGACGGCAAGAAGCTGGTACCGAACGTGGCAAGCAAGTGGAGTCAGCCGAACCCCACGACCTGGGTGTTCGAGCTCCGCGACGACGTCATGTTCCACGACGGCAACAAGCTCACCGCAGAAGACGTCAAGGCATCGCTGGAGCGCGTCGCCGGCTCGGACACCCCGCAGGCAGAGCTCTGGGCAACGCTGAAGGACGTCACCACGGAAGGTCCGCACAAGTTGCGGATCACGACCGAGCGGCCACTGGGCACCATGCTGGCCAGCCTGACACTGCTCTTCGTCGCGCCGGCGGACAAGCTCGGCGAGAAGGGCTTCTTCGACAAGCCCATCGGCAGCGGCCCGTTCCGTGTCGACTCCTACACCGCGTCGGACCACCTGAACCTGTCGGCCGCGAAGAAGTACTGGGGTACCGGCTCGAAGCTGAAGAAGCTGAAGCTGCCGTTCATCCCGGAGAACTCCACGAGGCTCACCTCGCTGAAGAGCGGCGAGGTGGACCTCACCTGGACCATCCCGCCGGACCAGATGGAGAGCATGAAGGGCTCGGTCGATCTCGACATCAGCAGCGTGCCGAGTTTCGTGTACTACTTCAACTGGTTCAACTGCGGCCGGAAACCCTTTACCGACAAGCGGGTTCGCCAGGCGATGTGGCACGCACTCGATGTGCGGAAGATCGTCAACAGCCTGTTCAAGGACACCGCCGACGTGATTAAGGCGCCGATCCCTTCCACAGTATTCGGCTACGCAGAACAGCAGCCGTACGAGTACGACCCGGCGAAGGCGAAGCAGCTACTCGCCGACGCGGGCTACCCGAACGGCTTCTCGACCAGCCTGATGTGGCCGCGCAACATGTCACCGGAGATCAAGTCGCTCGCGGAGTCGTTCACGACCTACTGGAAGAAGATCGGGGTGAAGGTGAAGCTCGAGGAGCTCGAACAGGCAGCATGGCTGAAGCGGCTCCTGGACCTCGACTGGGACATGGACCTCCAGACGAACGGTGTCACCACCGGCGACGCCGACTACACGCTCGGCCGGTTGTACACGACTGATGCCAACCGGCTCGGCTACTCCAACAAGGAGCTCGACGACATCCTGCACTCCGCCAGGAGCGCGACCGACCAACAGGAACGCAAGGCCCTGTACCGCAAGGCATGCAAGATCCTGTGGGAGGACGCCCCTGGCATCTACCCGGTACAGCTGAACTCGACCTACGGCATGCGTACGGGCATCAAGGGCTTCGAGCCTTCACCGGACAACCAGCCGGTCCTCACCCGGGTCAGCAAGGGCTGACGATGAACGCACCGGGTACTCAGCTCCGCGGCGGCGACGCGAACCTGCTCACCGTCAGGGACCTGGCCGTCGACTTCACGACGGGGCGTGGCCCGCTGCGCGCGGTCGACGGTGTCTCCTTCGACGTGTCCCGCGGCCAGACAGTGGCTCTGGTCGGTGAGTCCGGCAGCGGGAAGAGCACCACGGGCCTGGCCGTCATGGGCCTGCTCCCCCGCACCAAGAGCACCGTCGCGGACGGCACGGTCTCGTTCCTCGGCAACGACATCACGGCGGCGCACGACAAGGTGATGCGCGACCTCAGGGGCGCACACGTGTCCATGGTGTTCCAGGACCCGTTGAGCGCACTCAACCCGGTGCTGACGATCGGCAAGCAGCTGCGGGAGATGTTCACCCGCCACAGGGGAATGTCCAGCCGCCAGGCCAGAGAAGCCGCC
This genomic window from Streptosporangiales bacterium contains:
- a CDS encoding ABC transporter permease subunit; translated protein: MAGYLARRVAQSVLVIWGALTIVFVVVRVIPGDPAALLLGPTATREQLARTRESFGLDRPLPEQYFSYLLDVLRLDFGESVRLGGPAMAEVLQRLPATLSLAFAALALTVAVSFPLGVLAARRPHNVGGRLISVFSLAGQGMPQFWVGIMLILLLSATLRWLPASGFTSLAGLIMPATALALPFIGWLIRSVRSGVIDELGKDYVRTANAKGLLDGTVFYGHVLRNTLVPITTVVGLLLGIFIGNAVIVEVVFAWPGVGRLLVDAITYRDYSVVQAAVAVITVVYVLLNLAVDVLYTYLDPRVRFQEGR
- a CDS encoding LacI family DNA-binding transcriptional regulator, which translates into the protein MRISYAHNSEVIMDAEQPREPEQRQRARARQADIARAAGVSQATVSLVLSDGEAAARRVAEPTRRRVLEVAEQLGYSVNPAARSLAGGRNRLLGVYTFEAVFPSRDRDFYNPFLVTIEQEAERAAYDLLLFTSATLPDQRRSIYAGGVNRLALADGCILLGRRENQAEVARLAREGFPFVYVGRREIPDCEFSYVAADYAAVTAQVAAHLVELGHRNIAYLGAYQPKTPDHDRATGWQAAVEDAGIGDTTQLLRLGKRREIEPVIAQLVEDGCTALVLEDPESAQRYLDTVAELGLDVPGDISVAVLGDVPTVSGTSNWTGFRIPREEMARQAVRLLLDAIDTPAAQPANVTVPCSFTAGTTVGKVPRATGTRTRRTTRGRSR
- a CDS encoding Rieske 2Fe-2S domain-containing protein, translating into MTQEHVTARVPTEYHVCAADDVAERDRVLIDAGGVEIGIFKVKGKFYAYENRCVHQGGPVCRGDVLGRWEEHLDEGGQVVGADFSTEHIDIACPWHGWEYDVETGKNIADPRFRLRSFDVVVRDGDIFITIP
- a CDS encoding FAD-dependent oxidoreductase, which encodes MTLEEVDIAVIGGGLGGVAAALAALRQGWTVLLSEETEWLGGQLTAQAVPPDEHPWIEQFGCTKSYRALRDGIRAYYRSWYPLTAEAYNDRWLNPGAGRVSKLCHEPRVGLAVIEAMLAPYRATGRLRVRTGCRPVAADVDGDRVRSVLLRDAAGDTAEVTAGYVLDATETGELLPLTGTEYVTGFEAAAETSEPHGAAQAQPLNMQAVSVCLVVDHRAGEDHTIDRPANYAFWRDYQPSYWPDRLLSWTAPDPRTLEPVTRQFLPNPDDRSAHMFADQSKDAGDKELWTFRRIAARRTFTEGFLASDTCLVNWPMIDYLAGPIFEVDDAEAARHVAGARELSLSMLYWMQTEAPRADGGTGFPGLRPRGDLIGTTDGLALAPYVRESRRIRAKYTVVEQDLSLTVRGNHGAVRYEDSVGVGSYRIDLHPSTGGDNYIDVAGSPFEIPLRSLVPVRMRNLLPAAKNIGTTHITNGCYRLHPVEWNIGEVAGTLAAFCLSDGHTPEEVADKPEVFAELQRLLHHVGVETRWPEIEGY
- a CDS encoding FAD-dependent oxidoreductase, whose amino-acid sequence is MTDDVELRISAPVRARTDVLVVGAGPAGLAAAIASARQGARTMLVERYGYVGGNLTAGLVGPCMTSYSLDGSQQLIKGIFEELVLRMEAEDAAIHPSRIPGGSPYSGFISFGHEKVTPFDPEAVKAIGAEMCLEAGVELLLHTSVVQARTAGGRVTGVVVASKSGLEVLEADVVVDCSADADVAATAGAEILQGRDEDGLTQPMTLFFRIGNVDDAVVEEYVAAHPDDIRPFASIVAEATKTGEFTVPRRGIGIYKTLRSGVWRVNTTRVHRVDATDVGDLTRAEIEGRRQVTSLMAFFRRRLPGFADCVLLDTAATIGVRESRRIRGEYTLTLDDLATGREFDDVIGLCGYPVDIHSPTGSGGGVDDSAATAGAYQIPYRSLVPTHPEQLLVAGRCVSATHEALGAIRVMPPAFAMGQAAGTAAALAVRDGVPPRAVDVAALQRQLLDDAAYLGPRYETVTAHEGRSGEG
- a CDS encoding amidohydrolase family protein translates to MTTSPELRRAEAMILKTEPRRGLLANAAKEAKARGLYDIPIVDVDCHIIETMNMAELIPFIKNPAIKHLYSKVPSMANMDLAGSYGDRDAGGRIFRDTPIPGTRGAPSVEGLLDDMRVIGIDYASIFPTPMLALGEHPDIEVEVAVAQAYNRWLVENYLGHDPRVKALLYLPFNDPEASYQEVVELGDKPGVVGFMVTSVRKTPIYHNSYMKTYAALQERGLPIGFHSGPNWHAASASAQLNRFMSVHALDFPLYNILHLFNVVVNGLPERFPRLKWVFFEAGIFWLAFAIQRLDHEFLMRPSEAPLLKRRPSEYIKEMFFATQPLEYPEKMEYLEMVFDMVDGESQLLYASDYPHWDFDLPSRIYDLPFLSDQGRKQVLGENAMRLFDLPQPAMLDVAEVES